A single genomic interval of Musa acuminata AAA Group cultivar baxijiao chromosome BXJ3-4, Cavendish_Baxijiao_AAA, whole genome shotgun sequence harbors:
- the LOC135582934 gene encoding hypothetical protein At1g04090-like, translated as MEGWKWFCWSRGVPYDAVPSEPESFSLPSPIPEWPQSGAFAKGRICIGELEVVQITKFKRIWSCFSSKEKSKGAVFYEPLEIPNGFFSFGHYGQRCDQPLHGFVLVARENAEFQSVADLPALQKPLDYTLVWSTDDFTEESHVGCGYFWLPIPPEGYRALGYLVTSGPNKPSVEEVRCVRSDLTDTCEAHELMIDMETVFPELPCRVWKMRPSSRGLLGTGVSVGTFCCNTDSTSEDMLNICCLKNCDSSLKAMPNLEQLHALIKHYGPTLMFHPKEVYLPSSVSWFFEKGATLYKKGIKLGEIIDSEGSNLPLGGTNDGEYWIDLPDDDRNNLVKRGNIGSAELYIHVKPALGGTFTDIAMWIFCPFNGPATIKVGMANFPLNKIGQHVGDWEHYTLRISNFTGELWSIYFSQHSGGEWIDACGLEFFGGNRAVVYSSKSGHASFPHPGNYLQGSEKLGIGVRNDTARSSLFVDSSTRYQIVAAEHLGDAVEQPFWLQYMREWGPTITYNSRSELDKILSFLPFTLRFTVENIFDSLPMELYGEEGPTGPKEKNNWVGDERW; from the exons ATGGAGGGGTGGAAGTGGTTTTGCTGGAGCCGAGGAGTCCCCTACGATGCCGTTCCTTCCGAGCCGGAGTCCTTCTCCCTCCCTTCTCCCATTCCTGAATGGCCTCAAA GTGGGGCGTTTGCTAAAGGAAGAATATGCATCGGTGAATTGGAAGTTGTACAGATTACCAAGTTTAAGCGCATTTGGAGTTGTTTCTCTTCGAAGGAGAAGAGTAAAGGAGCTGTTTTCTATGAACCCTTAGAAATACCAAATGGATTTTTCAGCTTTGGCCATTATGGTCAGCGGTGTGACCAACCTTTGCATGGTTTTGTGCTTGTGGCGAGAGAAAACGCTGAATTCCAATCGGTGGCTGATCTGCCAGCTCTTCAGAAGCCACTGGATTATACACTCGTCTGGAGTACAGATGACTTCACAGAGGAGTCCCATGTTGGTTGTGGTTACTTCTGGCTTCCAATACCACCTGAGGGGTATCGAGCATTGGGCTACTTGGTTACCAGTGGACCCAACAAGCCCTCAGTTGAAGAAGTTAGATGCGTTCGAAGCGATCTTACAGACACATGCGAAGCTCATGAATTGATGATCGATATGGAAACGGTATTTCCAGAGCTGCCCTGCCGAGTTTGGAAGATGAGACCTTCTTCTCGGGGACTGTTGGGGACAGGTGTTTCTGTTGGGACCTTCTGTTGCAATACGGACTCGACCTCTGAAGATATGTTGAACATCTGTTGTTTGAAGAACTGTGATTCTTCTCTGAAAGCAATGCCAAATTTAGAGCAGTTGCATGCTCTCATCAAGCATTATGGTCCTACTCTTATGTTCCATCCAAAAGAAGTTTATTTGCCTTCATCAGTTTCATGGTTTTTCGAGAAGGGTGCTACTTTGTATAAGAAAGGTATCAAACTTGGAGAGATTATAGATTCAGAAGGTTCAAACCTCCCATTGGGGGGAACAAATGATGGGGAGTACTGGATAGATCTTCCTGATGATGATAGGAATAATCTCGTTAAGAGAGGGAACATAGGCAGTGCAGAACTTTACATTCATGTGAAACCAGCCCTGGGAGGCACGTTCACGGACATTGCCATGTGGATCTTCTGCCCCTTCAATGGCCCTGCTACGATCAAGGTTGGAATGGCAAACTTTCCGCTGAACAAAATCGGGCAGCATGTAGGCGATTGGGAGCATTACACACTTCGGATAAGCAACTTCACCGGTGAACTCTGGAGTATATATTTCTCTCAGCACAGTGGAGGGGAGTGGATCGATGCTTGTGGCTTGGAGTTCTTTGGAGGTAACAGGGCAGTCGTTTATTCCTCAAAGAGTGGCCATGCAAGCTTCCCGCACCCTGGAAACTACCTCCAAGGTTCGGAAAAGCTGGGAATTGGTGTGAGGAATGACACTGCTCGAAGCTCACTTTTCGTCGACTCAAGTACCAGATATCAGATTGTTGCAGCAGAGCATCTAGGCGATGCTGTGGAACAACCATTTTGGTTGCAGTACATGCGAGAATGGGGTCCAACTATAACATATAACTCCAGGTCGGAATTAGATAAGATTCTTAGCTTCTTACCGTTCACTCTCAGGTTCACGGTGGAGAATATATTTGACAGTCTTCCCATGGAGTTATATGGCGAGGAAGGACCCACAGGACCCAAGGAGAAGAACAACTGGGTAGGTGACGAAAGGTGGTAA